In the Sulfitobacter pacificus genome, one interval contains:
- a CDS encoding GlsB/YeaQ/YmgE family stress response membrane protein → MTGLGWFAALIVGALAGWIAEKIMNRDHGLLLNIFMGIVGAMLFNAILGFVFGSSLGGWIGQLFAGVVGACVLIAAIHAFRGRS, encoded by the coding sequence ATGACAGGTCTTGGTTGGTTTGCGGCTTTGATTGTAGGCGCACTTGCAGGCTGGATTGCCGAAAAGATCATGAACCGCGACCACGGGTTGTTGTTGAACATCTTTATGGGGATCGTTGGCGCAATGCTGTTCAACGCCATCCTTGGCTTTGTTTTCGGATCTTCACTGGGCGGCTGGATCGGACAGTTGTTTGCCGGTGTTGTTGGTGCCTGCGTCCTGATCGCCGCAATCCACGCCTTTCGCGGGCGCTCCTGA
- a CDS encoding heme ABC transporter ATP-binding protein — protein MLKAENITVTMGQNTILHGVTFTARPGAVTAIVGPNGSGKTTLMRALTGDVESSGIVCLNADDITTLRPWELAARRAVLPQASSLAFPFTAIEVVRIGLHQGTSGDGEYLAKAALNRVGLYHYADRFYQELSGGEQQRVQLARVLSQVWQPVQNGKPRWLLLDEPVSSLDIGHQLEVMEIMRDFAQGGGGVVAVMHDLNLTALYADAVTMMCEGMVLATGSPADVLTDATLSHAYGCQIRANQAPNAGTPFVLPHTATPVTAKRKAS, from the coding sequence ATGTTGAAGGCTGAAAACATCACGGTCACGATGGGCCAGAATACGATTTTGCATGGGGTCACTTTCACAGCCAGACCCGGAGCAGTGACTGCTATCGTTGGCCCAAACGGGTCGGGTAAAACCACGCTGATGCGCGCTTTGACCGGGGACGTAGAATCCAGCGGTATCGTCTGTTTGAACGCGGATGACATCACCACCCTGCGGCCTTGGGAACTCGCCGCAAGACGCGCGGTGCTGCCGCAGGCCAGCAGCCTTGCCTTCCCTTTCACAGCCATTGAGGTCGTACGCATCGGCCTGCATCAAGGGACAAGTGGGGATGGGGAATATCTGGCCAAGGCTGCCCTCAACCGCGTCGGGCTGTATCATTACGCCGACCGTTTTTATCAAGAACTGTCAGGTGGCGAACAACAGCGCGTGCAACTCGCCCGAGTTCTGTCGCAGGTTTGGCAGCCTGTGCAAAACGGCAAGCCCCGGTGGCTGCTGCTTGATGAACCTGTTTCGAGCCTCGACATCGGTCATCAGTTGGAGGTCATGGAGATCATGCGCGATTTTGCCCAGGGTGGCGGCGGTGTTGTCGCCGTGATGCACGACCTTAATCTCACGGCGCTTTACGCGGATGCAGTGACCATGATGTGTGAGGGTATGGTTCTTGCAACCGGCAGCCCTGCGGATGTGTTGACAGATGCCACCCTCAGCCACGCATATGGCTGCCAGATCAGGGCAAACCAAGCGCCGAATGCAGGCACGCCCTTTGTTCTTCCGCACACGGCTACGCCTGTCACGGCAAAGCGGAAAGCGTCGTGA
- a CDS encoding TRAP transporter permease: MQNVLSKSVTGLNLALSGLVIAVVFYVSVFGVFSESYLRVGMLLVGGLLILLAQIESSDSPAGKFLALVTAGLLSVAVYQYFRAAAEIETGLYFLTSTDIWLGTLGLIAVIDLTRRSVGIVMAGVAAFVLIYGAFGQFAPGFMRHAGMTSEELIQVLWYSFDGVFGRPMATVVSTILIFIIFGAILEFLTIDKVLVKLALAATGRVHSGPAAAATIASGLFGTISGSAVANVVGTGVITIPLIKKRGFKAHFAGAVEAAASSGGQITPPIMGAVAFIMADITGEPYLTICVAAAVPAILYYAGLFMATASAARDMDLDASVQPKLSFGWREVAQIIVFMLSLTAIVVAMVGGSSPAYAGFIGVAFAVVFGFALKPSLLTDLQSWLKFIRSAGMISAQLVVIVGAVGIIIGILNLTGVGLRFASLVASYADGQLVVSLLLMALACLLLGMGMPTVPAYLIIVLVMGPALQKLGVPIIHTHMFVLYFGVLSAVTPPVALAAFAAAPIAGAGAMRTAVEASRLALPGFVIPFAFIYQPAMLLGTGYPLIESAQSILFVTLAVLHISRACYPGKGKARYAPIGLALAFALLFFGPSVSWIAVAATAALWSAVRFGIFLKPENT, from the coding sequence ATGCAAAACGTGCTGTCAAAATCAGTCACTGGATTGAACCTGGCGTTGTCCGGTCTGGTGATTGCCGTTGTTTTTTACGTGTCCGTATTTGGCGTTTTCAGTGAATCCTACCTCCGGGTCGGCATGTTGTTGGTTGGTGGTCTGCTGATCCTGCTTGCGCAGATCGAGAGCAGCGACAGCCCTGCGGGAAAATTTCTTGCGCTGGTGACGGCGGGTTTGCTGAGCGTTGCAGTCTATCAGTATTTCCGCGCCGCCGCTGAAATCGAGACCGGACTTTATTTTCTGACCTCCACAGACATCTGGCTGGGCACGCTTGGGTTGATCGCCGTGATTGATCTGACGCGGCGATCGGTTGGCATTGTCATGGCGGGTGTTGCGGCGTTCGTTCTTATCTATGGTGCCTTCGGGCAGTTTGCGCCGGGCTTTATGCGCCATGCCGGGATGACATCGGAGGAGCTGATCCAGGTTCTTTGGTATTCTTTTGACGGCGTGTTCGGGCGTCCCATGGCAACCGTTGTTTCGACCATCCTCATCTTCATCATCTTTGGCGCAATTCTGGAGTTCCTGACAATCGACAAGGTGCTTGTGAAACTGGCGCTTGCTGCGACGGGCAGAGTGCATTCCGGTCCTGCGGCTGCGGCAACTATTGCCAGTGGCTTGTTTGGTACGATCTCTGGAAGTGCCGTTGCCAATGTCGTGGGCACCGGCGTTATCACGATCCCATTGATCAAGAAGCGTGGGTTCAAGGCACATTTTGCAGGTGCTGTTGAAGCAGCGGCCTCAAGCGGCGGGCAGATCACCCCTCCCATTATGGGGGCTGTTGCCTTCATCATGGCCGATATCACAGGCGAACCCTATCTGACGATTTGTGTTGCCGCTGCTGTCCCTGCGATCCTGTATTACGCCGGTCTGTTCATGGCGACGGCCAGTGCCGCACGCGACATGGATCTTGATGCGTCAGTTCAGCCCAAGTTGAGCTTTGGTTGGCGTGAAGTTGCGCAGATCATTGTCTTCATGCTGTCCCTCACCGCAATTGTTGTGGCCATGGTTGGGGGGTCCTCCCCGGCCTACGCTGGGTTTATCGGCGTTGCTTTCGCTGTGGTGTTTGGTTTTGCACTGAAACCCAGCCTGCTGACGGACCTGCAATCCTGGCTCAAGTTCATCCGGTCGGCTGGCATGATATCCGCGCAGTTGGTGGTCATTGTTGGTGCCGTGGGTATCATCATCGGCATACTGAACCTGACCGGTGTCGGTCTGCGGTTTGCCTCTCTAGTGGCCAGCTATGCCGATGGGCAATTGGTGGTGTCTTTGCTGCTGATGGCCTTGGCCTGCCTGCTGTTGGGCATGGGGATGCCGACGGTGCCCGCCTATTTGATCATCGTGCTTGTGATGGGACCGGCGCTGCAAAAGCTCGGCGTGCCGATCATCCACACCCATATGTTCGTGCTGTATTTCGGCGTGTTGTCTGCCGTCACCCCACCGGTCGCACTTGCTGCTTTTGCAGCGGCACCCATCGCCGGAGCGGGCGCGATGCGCACGGCAGTGGAAGCCTCGCGGCTGGCCCTGCCCGGTTTTGTGATCCCCTTCGCCTTTATCTATCAGCCCGCGATGCTGTTGGGTACGGGATACCCGCTGATCGAATCCGCACAGTCCATCCTGTTCGTGACTCTGGCCGTATTGCACATCTCGCGTGCCTGCTATCCCGGCAAGGGTAAGGCCCGCTATGCGCCCATTGGCTTGGCACTTGCCTTTGCACTTCTGTTCTTTGGACCGTCCGTTTCGTGGATTGCCGTCGCAGCCACTGCTGCGCTGTGGAGTGCAGTCCGGTTTGGAATCTTTTTAAAACCCGAAAATACCTGA
- a CDS encoding hemin-degrading factor produces the protein MTQLTPQDIRALRAESPGLRDRDFADQHGLSEAALLAAYVGETATRIKAHPDDVMQSAQQLGEVMALTRVPACVHEKVGVFEDYHSGAHACMMLGRDIDTRMFPSHWQHAFAVEKPTDNGVQRSLQVFDAAGDAVHKIFLREGSDLAAWERIQPSMIIDDQSQTFTGAPRTPVEAAKCNPEKTDVLRKEWARLTDTHQFLRLCSKLKMNRLGAYRIAGAPFVRQLAVESVDEMLGKVQQAGIEIMIFVGNRGCIQIHSGPIQTLRPMGPWQNVLDPGFNLHLRLDHIAEVWAVEKPTQRGPAISVEAFDKDGGLILQTFGIGKEGRDSRAEWKAIVESLTPLEQEAFA, from the coding sequence ATGACGCAATTAACGCCACAAGATATCCGCGCATTGCGCGCAGAAAGCCCCGGCTTGCGGGACCGTGATTTTGCAGATCAACACGGGCTAAGTGAGGCGGCGTTGCTGGCCGCTTATGTTGGTGAAACCGCGACCCGTATCAAGGCACACCCCGATGATGTCATGCAATCAGCCCAGCAGTTGGGCGAGGTCATGGCCCTGACGCGCGTACCTGCCTGCGTGCATGAAAAGGTTGGTGTCTTTGAGGATTATCATTCCGGTGCACATGCGTGCATGATGCTTGGCCGAGACATTGATACGCGAATGTTCCCCAGCCACTGGCAGCACGCCTTTGCCGTTGAGAAGCCGACGGACAATGGGGTCCAGCGATCCTTGCAGGTTTTTGATGCAGCAGGTGACGCTGTGCACAAGATATTCTTGCGGGAAGGATCTGATCTGGCGGCATGGGAGCGTATTCAGCCATCTATGATCATAGATGATCAAAGCCAAACTTTCACTGGTGCACCCCGTACGCCGGTTGAAGCTGCGAAGTGCAATCCGGAGAAAACGGATGTTCTGCGAAAGGAATGGGCACGGCTTACCGACACCCATCAGTTTTTGCGCCTGTGTTCGAAACTCAAGATGAACCGCCTTGGTGCCTACCGCATCGCCGGGGCCCCTTTTGTGCGGCAGTTGGCGGTTGAAAGCGTTGACGAGATGCTGGGTAAGGTTCAGCAGGCTGGCATCGAGATCATGATCTTTGTGGGCAACCGTGGATGCATCCAGATTCACTCCGGCCCGATCCAGACCTTGCGCCCCATGGGGCCATGGCAAAACGTGCTTGATCCGGGGTTCAACCTGCATTTGCGGCTGGATCACATTGCAGAGGTTTGGGCCGTTGAAAAGCCGACACAGCGTGGTCCTGCGATATCGGTCGAGGCATTTGACAAGGATGGCGGCCTGATCCTGCAGACCTTTGGAATTGGTAAAGAGGGCCGGGACAGCCGGGCGGAATGGAAGGCCATTGTCGAGAGTCTGACCCCGCTTGAGCAGGAGGCATTCGCGTGA
- a CDS encoding TIGR00730 family Rossman fold protein produces MRDDQRSHPLRDAHTDRTAAQAAPSTPQTRAPAYQLAFTDSDFMCRDELRPVRLQLELLKPELMLDAEGITSTIVLFGGARIPEPAKKDSARTKTLADLSRFYDETREFARLMTLKSMQGGGTEDVIVTGGGPGVMEAGNRGAIDAGGRSIGLNIVLPFEQAPNEYVTPELCFNFHYFAIRKMHFLMRAKAICVFPGGFGTMDELFEALTLIQTGRMQRVPFLLFGKEFWQKIINWDALADAGTISAEDLDLFRFVDSASEAMDLIENWEPTAARDSIPGR; encoded by the coding sequence ATGAGAGACGACCAACGCAGCCATCCCTTGCGCGATGCACATACGGATCGCACCGCAGCCCAAGCCGCACCCAGCACACCGCAGACCCGCGCACCTGCCTATCAACTGGCCTTTACTGACAGTGATTTCATGTGCCGCGATGAATTGCGCCCGGTGCGGTTGCAGCTGGAGTTGCTCAAACCGGAACTGATGCTGGATGCCGAGGGGATTACCTCTACCATCGTGCTTTTCGGCGGTGCCCGCATTCCCGAACCCGCAAAAAAGGACAGCGCACGGACCAAGACATTGGCCGATCTGTCACGTTTCTATGATGAGACCCGCGAATTCGCGCGGCTGATGACCCTGAAATCCATGCAGGGCGGCGGCACCGAGGACGTCATCGTCACTGGCGGCGGACCGGGTGTGATGGAGGCAGGCAACCGCGGCGCAATTGATGCGGGCGGGCGCTCAATCGGGTTGAACATCGTGCTGCCGTTCGAACAGGCACCAAACGAATATGTCACGCCAGAGCTGTGTTTCAACTTTCACTACTTCGCCATCCGCAAGATGCATTTCCTGATGCGGGCGAAAGCGATCTGTGTCTTCCCCGGTGGTTTTGGCACCATGGACGAATTATTCGAGGCGCTGACTCTGATCCAGACCGGCCGGATGCAACGGGTGCCCTTCCTGCTGTTTGGCAAGGAATTCTGGCAAAAAATCATCAACTGGGATGCGCTGGCTGACGCCGGCACGATTTCAGCCGAGGATCTTGACCTTTTCAGGTTTGTCGACAGCGCAAGCGAAGCGATGGATCTGATCGAAAACTGGGAGCCGACAGCCGCGCGGGACAGTATTCCCGGCAGATAG
- a CDS encoding FecCD family ABC transporter permease, protein MFAALSRVPPRLDRVQLARMAHLWLVMLLVLVSLAALATGASGTSLWSALAKLAQGQALTRTEAVVLWDIRVPRLLMGILVGAALAMSGAVMQGLFRNPLADPGLVGVSAGAGLGAIIAIVLGGLLPASVALFFGTYLLPVAAFLGGWGSTLVLYRVATRGGRTSVATMLLAGIALAALAGAASGLLVYAADDNQLRDLTFWGLGSLAGASWFKVMVAAPLILIACGMALTLGAGLNGLALGEATAHHIGIPVQRLKNTAILTVAAATGAAVAVSGGIGFIGIVVPHLLRLWTGPDHRGLLFNSALLGAILLLLADIISRVIVAPAELPIGIVTATLGAPVFLWILLRRRGLMDL, encoded by the coding sequence ATGTTCGCAGCCTTGTCGCGTGTGCCACCGCGCCTTGATCGTGTACAACTGGCCCGAATGGCGCATCTGTGGTTGGTGATGCTGCTGGTTCTGGTAAGCCTTGCAGCACTGGCGACAGGTGCATCGGGCACTTCGCTTTGGTCTGCGCTGGCCAAGCTGGCACAGGGGCAGGCATTGACCCGCACAGAGGCCGTTGTCTTGTGGGACATTCGTGTGCCACGCCTGTTGATGGGGATTCTTGTAGGGGCTGCTTTGGCAATGTCGGGGGCCGTCATGCAGGGGTTGTTCCGCAATCCATTGGCAGACCCCGGTTTGGTCGGCGTTAGCGCGGGGGCTGGTTTGGGGGCAATCATCGCAATTGTGCTTGGTGGGCTGTTGCCTGCATCTGTGGCTTTGTTCTTTGGCACCTATCTATTGCCGGTTGCCGCCTTTCTGGGGGGGTGGGGGTCAACGCTTGTTCTTTACCGCGTGGCAACCCGTGGCGGACGTACATCTGTGGCAACCATGTTGTTGGCCGGCATCGCACTGGCAGCCCTCGCGGGCGCTGCATCCGGGCTGTTGGTCTATGCGGCTGATGACAACCAGTTGCGTGATCTGACGTTTTGGGGGCTGGGCTCCTTGGCTGGTGCAAGCTGGTTTAAAGTTATGGTTGCCGCGCCGCTGATTCTGATCGCTTGTGGCATGGCATTGACGCTTGGTGCGGGTTTGAACGGACTAGCTCTGGGGGAGGCTACCGCGCATCACATCGGCATCCCGGTGCAACGTTTGAAAAACACTGCGATCCTGACGGTTGCAGCAGCTACAGGTGCCGCAGTTGCCGTTTCCGGCGGCATCGGTTTCATTGGCATTGTTGTGCCACATCTGCTGCGACTTTGGACAGGCCCGGACCATCGCGGTCTGTTGTTCAATTCCGCTCTGCTGGGTGCCATTCTGCTTCTGCTGGCGGATATTATCTCGCGCGTCATTGTTGCCCCTGCTGAACTTCCCATTGGCATCGTAACTGCAACACTTGGTGCCCCCGTTTTCCTGTGGATTCTTCTGCGTCGTCGCGGATTGATGGATTTGTAA
- the dapD gene encoding 2,3,4,5-tetrahydropyridine-2,6-dicarboxylate N-succinyltransferase, producing MSNAQLETAIEAAWDTRDQITSATTGETRDAIEDTLNALDSGALRVAEKQDNGSWHVNQWAKKAVLLGFRIKDMEHQEGGPQGAGWWDKVDSKFKGWGDAQWKEAGFRAVPNCVVRKSAYIAPGVVLMPSFVNIGAYVDSGTMVDTWATVGSCAQIGKNVHLSGGVGIGGVLEPMQAGPTIIEDNCFIGARSEVVEGCIVREGSVLGMGVFIGQSTKILDRETGEVMYGEVPAGSVVVAGSMPSKNGVNLYCAVIVKRVDEKTRSKTSINELLRD from the coding sequence ATGTCCAACGCCCAACTTGAGACCGCCATTGAAGCTGCATGGGATACCCGTGACCAGATCACCTCGGCGACGACAGGTGAAACCCGCGATGCGATCGAGGATACCCTGAATGCACTGGACAGTGGTGCGTTGCGCGTTGCGGAAAAACAGGACAACGGCAGCTGGCATGTGAACCAATGGGCCAAGAAGGCGGTTCTTCTGGGATTTCGGATCAAGGACATGGAACATCAGGAAGGTGGCCCGCAGGGTGCCGGCTGGTGGGATAAGGTCGATTCCAAGTTCAAGGGCTGGGGCGATGCGCAGTGGAAAGAGGCAGGTTTCCGTGCGGTTCCAAACTGTGTTGTACGCAAATCCGCGTATATCGCACCGGGCGTGGTGCTGATGCCATCCTTTGTGAACATTGGTGCCTATGTCGATTCCGGCACGATGGTTGATACCTGGGCGACCGTTGGCTCCTGTGCCCAGATCGGCAAGAACGTTCACCTGTCTGGCGGTGTTGGCATTGGCGGCGTGCTGGAACCGATGCAGGCTGGTCCGACAATCATCGAGGATAATTGTTTCATCGGTGCGCGTTCCGAGGTGGTCGAAGGCTGTATCGTGCGCGAAGGGTCTGTTTTGGGGATGGGTGTCTTTATCGGCCAGTCGACCAAAATTCTGGACCGTGAAACCGGCGAAGTTATGTATGGCGAAGTGCCCGCGGGATCCGTTGTGGTTGCCGGTTCGATGCCTTCGAAAAACGGCGTAAATCTCTACTGCGCGGTGATCGTCAAGCGGGTGGACGAGAAGACCCGCTCCAAGACTTCAATCAACGAGTTGCTGCGCGACTGA
- a CDS encoding TonB-dependent receptor domain-containing protein — translation MTFSTLRGALRTSTVCVFALSLTSPASAQNNEKLSLGTILLGESKREIQTDTATAVTEIDQEEINDRQPGTIAELIDSAPGVNLVNGSTPQGSGINIRGYGANSTFGSDQKVAVIVDGASVGAEELYRIGTQLFTDPFLYKSAEVIRGTVGSFEYGSGIVGGVVKLETKDASDFTGGAVGFVGTQTFEFSSNGNGITSSTNFAWQPTEQAEFLLNYTRRDQDAQSDGSGNLIGNSAFTLPSFLLKGKYTFGQNRDQSLAFSYSESSTDEKDVPYDTFLTSQGSFGNVDRRVDSRTAALTYRYNPASDLIDLDVVLSYADQEIEQSYVPGSSTCEINPASCAGFLRGRPFPAQGFGTVNADHRYETTKLTAKNTSLFATGSISHELRTGVELIRKERRDANSAPGGVDNRVAIFAVDQMRIGDAWTVTPALRYEHSKVTGSTAPNDGTFKNDALMGGISVRYAFANGFAVFGSAAHTENLPIIDDLGSAVLMTRPEKSQTFEVGASYEGSDVFQSGDSFSIKGNLYKTDLRDITSYTVSGSTSVYADRIETEGFELEASYAMESGLYFDLNTNLSRGTEFQPGDATTAWRGVAADNLQFTVGKKFGDELDLSWEVVADKRFDDGVNVVPGFGVHNLRATYKPQHGVLEGTEIRVGVENVFDKQYTRRLSTRPASGRSLKVSLAATF, via the coding sequence ATGACCTTTTCCACTCTGCGCGGCGCGTTGCGCACCAGCACTGTCTGTGTGTTCGCCCTGTCTCTCACTTCGCCTGCATCTGCCCAAAACAATGAGAAACTGTCGCTGGGCACGATTTTATTGGGCGAAAGCAAACGCGAAATACAAACGGATACCGCCACTGCCGTTACCGAAATTGATCAAGAAGAGATCAACGATCGCCAACCCGGTACAATTGCAGAGCTGATTGATTCAGCACCCGGCGTTAATCTTGTGAACGGTTCTACGCCACAAGGGTCAGGGATCAATATTCGCGGTTACGGCGCAAACTCGACTTTTGGGTCAGACCAAAAGGTCGCGGTAATCGTCGATGGTGCATCTGTGGGGGCCGAAGAGCTTTACCGCATCGGTACACAGCTTTTCACAGATCCGTTTCTGTACAAATCGGCTGAAGTGATCCGCGGCACGGTGGGTAGTTTTGAGTATGGCTCCGGCATCGTCGGTGGTGTGGTTAAGCTGGAAACCAAAGATGCCTCTGATTTTACTGGTGGCGCGGTAGGCTTTGTCGGAACACAAACCTTTGAATTTTCCAGCAATGGGAATGGCATCACCAGTTCAACCAATTTTGCGTGGCAGCCAACCGAACAAGCCGAGTTTTTGCTTAATTACACACGGCGCGATCAGGACGCCCAAAGCGATGGTAGCGGCAATCTTATCGGGAACTCTGCATTCACCCTACCGTCGTTCTTGTTGAAAGGGAAATATACTTTCGGCCAGAACCGAGACCAGTCGTTGGCCTTTTCCTATTCGGAATCCTCTACGGATGAAAAGGATGTGCCTTACGACACTTTCCTGACCTCTCAGGGATCTTTCGGCAATGTGGACCGCAGGGTTGATTCTCGCACTGCGGCGCTGACCTATCGTTACAATCCTGCCAGCGACCTGATCGATCTGGACGTCGTCCTGTCCTATGCGGATCAGGAAATCGAACAGTCCTACGTGCCTGGCAGCTCTACCTGTGAAATCAATCCTGCCTCCTGTGCAGGCTTTTTACGCGGGCGCCCTTTCCCTGCTCAAGGGTTTGGCACCGTTAACGCCGATCATCGCTATGAAACAACAAAGTTGACTGCGAAAAACACCAGCCTGTTTGCAACCGGCAGTATCTCTCATGAATTGCGAACTGGCGTTGAATTGATACGCAAAGAGCGTCGAGATGCGAATTCAGCCCCCGGCGGCGTGGACAACAGGGTCGCCATCTTTGCGGTGGATCAGATGCGCATTGGTGATGCTTGGACGGTGACCCCGGCGTTGCGCTATGAGCATTCAAAGGTTACCGGCTCAACGGCACCAAATGACGGCACATTCAAGAATGATGCACTGATGGGCGGCATCTCTGTGCGGTATGCTTTTGCCAATGGCTTTGCGGTATTCGGCAGCGCCGCCCACACGGAAAACCTGCCAATTATTGATGACTTGGGCAGTGCCGTATTGATGACCCGACCTGAAAAGTCTCAGACATTTGAGGTCGGTGCCTCTTACGAAGGAAGTGATGTCTTTCAGTCGGGCGATAGCTTTTCCATCAAGGGCAATCTTTACAAGACCGATCTTCGCGATATCACATCCTACACGGTATCAGGGTCCACATCGGTCTATGCTGATCGTATTGAAACCGAAGGGTTCGAGCTTGAAGCCTCTTACGCAATGGAGTCCGGGCTTTACTTTGACCTCAACACCAACCTATCGCGCGGGACCGAATTTCAACCGGGCGACGCCACAACGGCCTGGCGCGGTGTTGCGGCGGACAATCTGCAATTCACCGTTGGTAAAAAGTTTGGCGACGAATTGGACCTCAGCTGGGAAGTTGTTGCGGACAAACGGTTTGATGACGGCGTAAATGTTGTTCCCGGCTTTGGCGTCCACAATCTGCGCGCAACTTACAAGCCACAACACGGTGTGCTGGAAGGGACAGAGATCCGGGTCGGCGTTGAAAACGTCTTTGACAAACAATACACCCGTCGTCTGTCCACACGCCCCGCATCGGGCCGCAGCCTGAAGGTGTCCCTGGCTGCCACGTTTTAA
- a CDS encoding IclR family transcriptional regulator: MTKLNRSVERSMKILEVVSGSGVTSLAFLAEQTGLPKPTIMRICATLVSQRWLTQSRNDSRYRIGSRFPRLGAAPDSIDALVEAGSSEIIRLSELTGLGVDLAAAIGNGRVEIVDTTRKFSEHGIFPDCIGFRPSPFRSALGSAFLAALDADERADVSAKLALNTKGQERKAALSLPEKLKEIRARGFATREYGYWGRGVDYGGIPSAISVAIRASSRVVGALSLVWLAERQSVDDVATAHLERLTLAGEVIGRHFTSGSDI, translated from the coding sequence ATGACCAAGTTAAACCGCTCTGTTGAGCGCAGCATGAAAATACTCGAGGTCGTTTCTGGTAGTGGTGTGACTTCATTGGCTTTTTTGGCAGAACAAACCGGTCTGCCCAAACCTACGATTATGCGAATCTGCGCGACTTTGGTCAGTCAAAGGTGGCTGACGCAAAGTCGAAATGACAGCCGGTACAGAATCGGATCACGATTTCCGCGCTTGGGAGCTGCTCCGGATTCGATAGATGCATTGGTCGAAGCCGGCAGTTCAGAAATTATTCGCCTCTCCGAACTCACGGGATTGGGGGTGGACCTTGCAGCAGCAATCGGAAACGGACGTGTTGAGATCGTCGACACAACCCGAAAATTTTCTGAACACGGGATCTTTCCTGATTGTATCGGCTTTCGGCCATCACCCTTTCGCTCTGCTCTGGGAAGCGCATTTCTGGCGGCACTCGACGCTGACGAAAGGGCGGATGTCTCTGCCAAGCTGGCCCTGAACACCAAGGGCCAAGAACGCAAAGCCGCTTTAAGCCTACCTGAAAAGCTCAAGGAGATACGGGCAAGAGGGTTTGCCACGCGCGAATATGGGTATTGGGGCCGCGGGGTAGACTATGGCGGCATCCCGAGTGCCATTAGTGTTGCCATTCGCGCCAGCAGTCGCGTCGTAGGGGCGCTCAGTCTGGTCTGGCTTGCCGAAAGACAAAGCGTGGACGATGTTGCCACAGCCCATCTTGAGCGGCTTACCTTGGCTGGAGAGGTTATAGGGCGGCATTTTACCTCAGGCTCGGACATTTGA
- a CDS encoding heme/hemin ABC transporter substrate-binding protein, whose product MTLKQRKPAGKALFITLLTAFLASGTAWVSSSQRAPAENAENTAADVLSIGGSVTEIVYALDQDHRLVARDTTSTYPEAANDLPDVGYMRALSAEGVLSVSPALILSEEGAGPPETIAALEAVAIPFVTIPDAYDADGVIAKVLAVGDALGVADKASVLAAGIEAQFDAVAAQIATDATAKKVMFILSTQGGRILAAGKGTSAAGIITMAGGVNAMQGFDGYKPVTDEAVVAAAPDVVLMMDRSGDHAVEDAELFAMPALLPTPAAENQSIVRMNGLYLLGFGPRTAQAVLDLNRALYGG is encoded by the coding sequence GTGACCCTTAAACAGCGGAAACCGGCTGGCAAAGCTTTGTTCATCACGCTGCTCACCGCTTTTTTGGCCAGCGGGACAGCCTGGGTTTCTTCCTCGCAACGTGCTCCCGCAGAAAATGCAGAAAATACAGCAGCGGATGTGCTGTCGATCGGTGGCTCCGTAACAGAGATCGTCTATGCGTTGGACCAAGATCACCGCTTGGTTGCCCGCGATACCACATCGACCTATCCTGAGGCCGCAAATGATCTGCCCGATGTGGGCTATATGCGCGCGCTGTCTGCCGAAGGCGTTTTATCTGTTTCTCCCGCACTTATCCTGTCCGAGGAAGGTGCCGGGCCACCTGAAACGATTGCTGCGCTAGAGGCGGTAGCGATCCCCTTTGTTACCATTCCCGATGCTTATGATGCGGATGGCGTTATCGCCAAAGTGCTGGCCGTAGGTGACGCCCTTGGTGTGGCGGATAAAGCCAGCGTATTGGCCGCGGGGATCGAAGCGCAGTTTGATGCTGTTGCAGCCCAGATTGCAACAGATGCGACAGCCAAAAAAGTGATGTTCATTCTGAGCACCCAGGGCGGGCGTATTCTGGCTGCGGGCAAAGGCACATCGGCAGCGGGGATCATCACGATGGCTGGCGGTGTGAACGCGATGCAAGGGTTTGATGGGTATAAGCCGGTGACAGACGAGGCGGTTGTGGCTGCGGCGCCTGATGTGGTTTTGATGATGGATCGCTCGGGCGATCACGCTGTCGAGGATGCCGAATTGTTTGCCATGCCGGCATTGTTGCCAACGCCTGCTGCGGAAAATCAGTCCATCGTACGGATGAACGGTCTCTACCTGTTGGGGTTCGGACCGCGCACGGCGCAGGCTGTCCTTGATCTGAACCGTGCCCTTTATGGAGGGTGA